From Abiotrophia defectiva ATCC 49176:
ACAAGTGGCAGTGCTCAAAGAGGAGGCCTAATCATGGCGATTGTAGAAATTCAACACTTAAGCAAAACCTTTGGCGACCGTACGGTCCTCAAGGACATTGATTTTTCCGTTGAAGCAGGGGAAGTCGTAACCATTATCGGCTCTTCAGGTTCAGGGAAATCCACCCTCTTGCGTTGTATTAACCTATTAGAAGAACCAAGCGGTGGGGAAATTATCTACCGGGGCGAGAATATCTTAGACGTTAAGCATGACGTCAACAAGTACCGGACCCATATCGGTATGGTCTTCCAATCCTTCAACCTCTTCAACAACATGGATGTCTTGGCTAACTGTACCGTCGGCCCTATCAAGGTCCTAGGTAAGGACAAGGCTGAGACCGAAGCCTTAGCTACTAAGTTCTTGGAGCAAGTCGGCATGGGGGATTATGTCCATGCTCGTCCTAGCCAATTATCTGGGGGCCAGAAGCAACGGGTAGCCATTGCTCGGGCCTTGACCATGCAGCCAGATGTCATTCTCTTCGATGAACCAACTTCTGCACTTGACCCTGAGATGGTCGGCGAAGTCTTGAAGGTTATGAAGGAATTGGCTCACACTGGTTTGACCATGATTATTGTCACCCACGAAATGGAGTTCGCCCGTGAGGTGTCTGACCGCGTGGTCTTCATGGACCAAGGGGTCATCGCCGAACAAGGCGCGCCGGAGCAACTCTTCGTCAACCCTAAAGAAGAACGGACCCAACAATTCTTGGAACGTTACTTACGCAGTTAATAAGTTGCAGGCGACTGGATTTCCAGTCGCCTGTTTTTGTGCATGGTTTTGCCTAGGGCGGGTGGGCTCCAACTTAGTCCTCAGTGCGGGACCGGCTCTAGCCATCCTGCGGATGGCTTCCGCCTTGCCGATCTATGGTCCCCTAGGTCGCTAAAGCTCCCAGGGGAACTCATACGCTCGGCATCCTTTTGGCACTGAGGGCTAAGCTTGGGCCCACCCGCCCCTGGCAAAGCTCGATTAATAATCTACTGAGATGAATATGCTATCGGATTTCGGTAAATCTTAACAGAAAGTTGAAGGCTGAAAAGCAAGCCTAGGCCATTTTAAGTAATATATTATCAAGACAGAAAGGCATAAAAGGAGTATAATGAAAGGGTAACCAAGATTCTGAGCCTAGTCTTGGTGGTAAAAATAGATAGGAGGATGGAATATGAAAAATTACTGGAAAAAGTTCTGGCTAGTCTTAGCCCTCTTAGTCCTAGTCATGGGTCCCTTGGCTAGCCTAGCTCAGGCGGCCGGCAGCCAAACGGTCAAGGGCCAAGGCCAGGGGAAACACGGGACTGTCGAGGTGGAAGTGACCTTCCAAGACGACCGGATTGCGGACATTAAGGTGCTCCAGTCCGATGAGAATGAAGTCCTAGCCACACCCGTCTACAAGCAACTTAAGGATAAGATTATTGGCAACAACAAGGCCGATGTCGATGTGGTGTCCGGCTCCACAGCCACTAGCCAAGGTTATCTGGAAGCCGTCCAAGATGCCGTTAAGAAATCAGGCCTGACCCTAGCAGAGGTAAGTTCTACTACTTCAACCCAAGAGCAGCTAGACAGCGAACAATCCTATGATGTGGTCGTTGTCGGAGCAGGGGGCGCAGGCTTTAGTGCGGCGATCGAAGCAGCCCAAGCAGGCAAATCCGTGGTGATTATCGAGAAGATGCCAGCTGTCGGTGGGAATACCCTCATTAGTGGGGGCGAAATGAATGCGCCAGGTAACTGGGTTCAGAAGAAACTAGGCATTGAAGGCGATAGCGTAGAAACCTACTACCAAGACACCATGAAGGGTGGCGACAATCTGGGTAATCCTGAGATGGTTCGCTATCTAGCAGAACATGCCCTAGAGTCAGCCGAATGGCTACGTGACGTGGTTGGCGTCAAATTCCTGGAAGACAAGCTCTTCCAATTTGGTGGACACTCCTACAAGCGGGCCCTGATTCCAGAAGGCCACACCGGCCAAGAATTGGTGACCAAGCTCAACGCCAAGGCAGAAGAACTAGGTGTTAAAATTCTGGTGAACACCAAGGCTACTGAACTCATCCAAGATGACAGCAAGCGTGTTGTCGGCGTCAAGGCAGACCATCAAGGCCAGGCTGTGACCTTCCATGCCAAGAATGGGGTCGTACTGACTACGGGGGGCTTTGGCTCTAACATTGACATGCGTAAGCAATACAATCCTGAGATGGACGAGCGCTACCTATCCACGGATACGGTCGGCTCTACCGGTGATGGGATTGTCATGGCTCAAGCCATTGGTGCAGCTGTCACCAATATGTCTTCCATCCAAACCTATCCGGTGTCTAACCCTGAGACCGGGGAAATCTCCCTCCTAGCCGATACCCGTTTCGATGGGGCGGTCCTCATTAACCAAGAGGGCCAACGATTTGTAGAAGAATTGGACCGGCGGGATGTGATTTCTAAGGCCATTCTGGCTCAACCAGGGGGCTATACTTATCAACTCTGGAACCAGAAGACGGACGATATCTCCCACTCTAAGGAGCACCACCAGGCTGAGTATCAAGAACTCAAGAAACAAGGCCTGCTAGTTGAAGCGGACACGCTGGAAGAAGTTGCGGCTCACTTCGACATCGATCCGGCTAAGCTCAAGGAAACGGTAGCCAAGGTTAACCAATATGCCAAGGACAAGAAAGACCCCGACTTCAACCACCGGGCTGGCTTGGCATCCTTGGAAGAAGGCCCTTATATCCTAGAAAAAGTTCGCCCAAGTGTCCACCACACCATGGGGGGCTTGGTGACCGATAAGGATACCCGGGTCCTAGATGAAGCTGGCAAGCCAATTGAAGGCCTCTATGCAGCCGGTGAATTGACCGGTATGATTCATGGGGCTAACCGTCTAGGCGGGAATGCCATCGCTGATATCATCACCTTCGGACGCGTTGCCGGCAAGATGGTAAGTAAATAAGACAAGTCGAGGCAGGGGCTAGACCCTGCCTCTTTTGTTGTATTAAGACCACCACCAGCACTTAATACAAGCATAGACTGGCCCCAGTCCCAACAAGCTAGGTAAAAGGTCAGCGCCAGTCCATGGATAGGCAGAACAATGGACTGGCTCGACGAAAATTGGTCAAAAACTGTTAGATAGCCTAGAGAAGGTATCGCCAGTCCATGGATAGGTAGAACAATGGACTGGCTCGACGAAAAATGGACAAAAACTGCTAGATAGCCTAGGGAAGGTGTCGCCAGTCCATGGATAGGCAGAACACAATGGACTGGCTCGACGAAAAAAGGTGGCATATGACTTCCTAAACTAGCCCGCAAGGAGTGGCCACGTCTTTGCCTAGCCTTTGATTCGTGGTATGATAGGAAGGAAAAGCAAAGGAGACTGAAGATGGACGCAAAACAAGTATTTAAGAAGAACCAAGTACACCAAGGGCAGGTAGTGGATCTAACTCACGAAGGACAGGGCGTCGTCAAAATTGACGGCTACGCCTTCTTTGTCGAGGGGGTGATTCCGGGTGAGCAGGTCGCCATTAAGGTACTCAAGGTCGGCAAGTCCTTCGGCTTTGCGCGCCTGGAAGAAATCCTAAAGTCCAGTCCGGATCGGGTGGAGATTACCGACCCTATCGGCCGTCAGATTGGCACCATGACCTTGCAACATATGGCTTATCCTGCCCAGCTCAAGGCTAAGCAGGCCCTAGTCAAGCAGGTCTTCAGTCGCCTAGGAAAATTCCCGGAAAGTTTGGAAGTCCGGCCGACTCATGGCATGGACCATCCTTGGCAATACCGCAATAAGGCCCAAATCCCGGTGCGGACCGTCAAAGGCCAACTAGAGACCGGCTTCTTCCGTAAGAATAGCCACCAGCTAGTGCCGGTGGAGAATTTCCATATTCAGGATCCAGCCATCGACCAAGCCATTCTTAAGACGCGAGATATCTTGCGCCAGCTGGGCTATACTGCCTACGACGAGGAGAGTCGCAAGGGCCAAATTCGCCATATCATCGTCAAGCGCGGCCACTATAGCGGCCAAGTCATGTTAATCCTGGTCGTCAACGGCAAGGGCCTGCCACGAGAAGAACAGTTAGTGGAAGCCCTGACCGATGCCATTCCTAACCTAGTCAGCCTGGTCCTCAACAGCCATACGCAGGCCAATAATGTCATTATGGGGCCGACCAATCGGCTCTTGTGGGGCCAGCCGGTCTATCAGGACCAGATGTTGGGGCTAGATTTCTCTATCTCCCCGCATTCCTTCTATCAGGTCAATACCCCTCAGGCCGAAGCCCTCTATCGTTATGCCATTGAGGCAGCCGATTTATCTGGCAGTGAGACCGTCCTGGATGCTTACTGCGGGATCGGCACCATCTCCCTGGCCCTAGCCCGTAAAGCCGGTCAGGTCTATGCCATGGAAATCGTACCAGAAGCCATCGACATGGCGCGGGCCAATGCCGAGGCCAATGGCCTGACCAATGTCACCTTCCAAGCCGGCAAGGCCGAAGAAGTACTACCAGCTTGGCAGGCAGAAGGCATTGCTTTTGATGTGGCGGTAGTCGATCCACCACGCAAGGGCCTAGACCCTGAATTCGTTAAGACTCTGATTGAACTGGCGCCAGACAAGATTGTCTATGTGTCCTGCAACCCAGCCACCTGTGCCCGGGACTGCCAGCTCTTGGCCCAGGCAGGCTATGAGCTTCAGTGGGTGCAGCCGGTTGATTTATTCCCGCAGACCGCGCATGTTGAGGCGGTAAGTTTGCTAGTCAAGGAGTAAAACGACGAAGATTAGCATTTACTTCCGCCCATGCGATAGCTGTCCGTGATTGACAAGTGCTAGCACGCAGACAGAACGGAGATAGCGAACCGCTGAGTGTGTCGCTCTGCTCGTAAAAGCTTAGAAACCTTTGAACGAAAGGGATAATGAAAGCCTTGATTGCAAGGCTTTTTGCTTTATGGTGGGTAAGTATCAGAGTGAGAAAATTTTTGGAATGAGTAGAAGTGATAGCTAGAAATTATCAGTTTCTATTTCCATTTACCCTGTGGGTACGTGTTTGTTTCCATTGACAAGGAGTTTGTGGGAATAGAAATGTACCCACCTTGTTTGAATCAAGTGAAGTGTAGTTGAAGGAAATCTGTTGAAAGCAATACTTCATTTTACCGAATAAGTAATAATTTAGGCAACTTCAAATCGATTAAAAAAAACTATTTTAAAGGTTAAGAGTAGACAAAAATTGTCCACTCTTTTTTGCAAACTCAATTTATCAATAAATGAAATGAGGGAATGTAAAATGAAATATTTTGAGGTTGAGTTAGAAAATCCTGATGAATTTTTAAAACTACAAACAGAAGATTTTGTGAAAGCTAATCGCTTGCTACTAAGGAAGATAATCCAGAGCGTTACAGTCTATGAAGAAAACTTCGTCATATCCTTTAAATCTGGCATCGAATTGGAAGTATGAGTCTCATTCCATAACTTTTATATTGAACATATCATCTTGTTGTGTTATACTATAAATTGATATAAACAAAGATGTAGGAGGAACCGAAACTATGACAGCCTCAATGCGTTTAAGATAAGCTGGCAATAAAAAAAGCAGAATCTATACCCGATGATAGGCTTTTTTGTTGTGCTTATTTATACGATATTGAGCATTCATTAGTTACGGTGAGGATATTGGTTATTTAACTATACCTTTATTTAACTATGTCTTTAATATGAATGTTTCCAAATTGTATGTATGCAGACCAAAAGCCACATTGTGGGGTTTGGCCTGCATTTTTTATTGCCTAGAATGCTATTCAAAATAGAAATTCAAGCAAAATAATATGCAGGAGATAATATAAATGGAAAAATACAACAATTGGAAACGAAAATTTTATGCAATATGGGCAGGGCAAGCAGTATCATTAATCACTAGTGCCATCCTGCAAATGGCGATTATTTTTTACCTTACAGAAAAAACAGGATCTGCGATGGTCTTGTCTATGGCTTCATTAGTAGGTTTTTTACCCTATGCGATTTTGGGACCTGCCATTGGTGTGCTAGTGGATCGTCATGATAGGAAGAAGATAATGATTGGTGCCGATTTAATTATCGCAGCAGCTGGTGCAGTGCTTGCTATTGTTGCATTCTGTATGGAGCTACCTGTCTGGATGATTATGATAGTATTGTTTATCCGTAGCATTGGAACAGCTTTTCATACCCCAGCACTCAATGCGGTTACACCACTTTTAGTACCAGAAGAACAGCTAACGAAATGCGCAGGCTATAGTCAGTCTTTGCAGTCTATAAGCTATATTGTTAGTCCGGCAGTTGCAGCACTCTTATACTCCGTTTGGGATTTAAATGCTATTATTGCCATCGACGTATTGGGTGCTGTGATTGCATCTATTACGGTAGCAATTGTACGTATACCTAAGCTGGGTAATCAAGTGCAAAGTTTAGAACCAAATTTCATAAGGGAGATGAAAGAAGGAGTTGTGGTTCTGAGACAAAACAAAGGATTGTTTGCCTTATTACTCTTAGGAACACTATATACTTTTGTTTATATGCCAATCAATGCACTATTTCCTTTAATAAGCATGGAACACTTTAATGGAACGCCTGTGCATATTTCTATTACGGAAATTTCCTTTGCATTTGGGATGCTAGCAGGAGGCTTATTATTAGGAAGATTAGGGGGCTTCGAAAAGCATGTATTACTAATAACAAGTTCATTTTTTATAATGGGGACCAGTTTAGCCGTTTCGGGAATACTTCCTCCAAATGGATTTGTAATATTCGTAGTTTGCTGTGCAATAATGGGGCTTTCGGTGCCATTTTATAGCGGTGTGCAAACAGCTCTTTTTCAGGAGAAAATTAAGCCTGAATATTTAGGACGTGTATTTTCTTTGATCGGAAGTATCATGTCACTTGCTATGCCAATTGGGTTAATTCTTTCTGGATTCTTTGCTGATAAAATCGGTGTAAATCATTGGTTTTTACTATCAGGTATTTTAATTATTGGCATTGCTATAGTTTGCCAAATGATAACTGAGGTTAGAAAATTAGATTTAAAATAAACAATATTGGAGGAATATTTATGTATCTTATTTTCATGTAACTCTTCCTGCTAAAATCGCAGGGTTTTCCCTGCATACAAGCAAATGAAAGCATGCGATTATAGACAGGAGGAAATGTTATGGAATTAATATTAAAAGCAAAAGACATTCGTGTGGAATTCAAAGGACGCGATGTTTTAGATATAAATGAATTAGAAGTATATGATTATGACCGTATTGGTTTAGTAGGAGCAAATGGTGCTGGAAAAAGCACTTTACTCAGGGTACTTTTAGGAGAATTAACTCCCCCAGGATGTAAAATGAATCGTCTGGGTGAACTTGCCTATATTCCCCAGTTGGACGAAGTAACTCTGCAGGAGGAAAAAGATTTTGCACTTGTAGGCAAGCTAGGTGTTGAGCAATTAAATATACAGACTATGAGCGGTGGTGAAGAAACAAGGCTTAAAATAGCACAGGCCTTATCGGCACAGGTTCATGGTATTTTAGCGGATGAACCTACGAGCCATTTAGACCGTGAAGGAATTGATTTTCTAATAGGACAGCTAAAATATTTTACAGGTGCACTGTTAGTTATTAGCCATGACCGCTATTTTCTTGATGAAATAGTAGATAAAATATGGGAACTGAAAGATGGCAAAATCACTGAGTATTGGGGAAACTATTCTGATTATCTTCGTCAGAAAGAGGAAGAACGTAAGAGCCAAGCTGCAGAATACGAACAATTTATTGCGGAACGTGCCCGATTGGAAAGGGCTGCGGAGGAAAAGCGAAAACAGGCTCGTAAAATAGAACAGAAGGCAAAAGGTTCTTCAAAGAAAAAAAGTACTGAAGACGGAGGGCGTTTAGCTCATCAAAAATCAATAGGAAGTAAGGAAAAAAAGATGTATAATGCTGCTAAAACCCTAGAGCACAGGATTGCGGCCTTAGGAAAAGTAGAAGCTCCGGAAGGCATTCGCAGAATTCGTTTCAGGCAAAGTAAAGCATTGGAGCTCCATAATCCATACCCTATAGTCGGTGCAGAAATTAATAAAGTATTTGGGGATAAGGCTCTGTTTGAAAATGCATCTTTTCAAATTCCGTTAGGAGCAAAAGTGGCGTTAACTGGTGGTAATGGAATCGGAAAAACAACTTTAATCCAAATGATCTTAAACCATGAAGAAGGAATTTCTATTTCGCCTAAGGCAAAAATAGGTTACTTTGCACAGAATGGTTACAAGTACAACAGTAATCAGAATGTTATGGAGTTTATGCAGAAGGATTGTGACTACAATATATCAGAAATTCGTTCAGTGCTAGCATCTATGGGGTTC
This genomic window contains:
- the rlmD gene encoding 23S rRNA (uracil(1939)-C(5))-methyltransferase RlmD, which translates into the protein MDAKQVFKKNQVHQGQVVDLTHEGQGVVKIDGYAFFVEGVIPGEQVAIKVLKVGKSFGFARLEEILKSSPDRVEITDPIGRQIGTMTLQHMAYPAQLKAKQALVKQVFSRLGKFPESLEVRPTHGMDHPWQYRNKAQIPVRTVKGQLETGFFRKNSHQLVPVENFHIQDPAIDQAILKTRDILRQLGYTAYDEESRKGQIRHIIVKRGHYSGQVMLILVVNGKGLPREEQLVEALTDAIPNLVSLVLNSHTQANNVIMGPTNRLLWGQPVYQDQMLGLDFSISPHSFYQVNTPQAEALYRYAIEAADLSGSETVLDAYCGIGTISLALARKAGQVYAMEIVPEAIDMARANAEANGLTNVTFQAGKAEEVLPAWQAEGIAFDVAVVDPPRKGLDPEFVKTLIELAPDKIVYVSCNPATCARDCQLLAQAGYELQWVQPVDLFPQTAHVEAVSLLVKE
- the mef(A) gene encoding macrolide efflux MFS transporter Mef(A), which encodes MEKYNNWKRKFYAIWAGQAVSLITSAILQMAIIFYLTEKTGSAMVLSMASLVGFLPYAILGPAIGVLVDRHDRKKIMIGADLIIAAAGAVLAIVAFCMELPVWMIMIVLFIRSIGTAFHTPALNAVTPLLVPEEQLTKCAGYSQSLQSISYIVSPAVAALLYSVWDLNAIIAIDVLGAVIASITVAIVRIPKLGNQVQSLEPNFIREMKEGVVVLRQNKGLFALLLLGTLYTFVYMPINALFPLISMEHFNGTPVHISITEISFAFGMLAGGLLLGRLGGFEKHVLLITSSFFIMGTSLAVSGILPPNGFVIFVVCCAIMGLSVPFYSGVQTALFQEKIKPEYLGRVFSLIGSIMSLAMPIGLILSGFFADKIGVNHWFLLSGILIIGIAIVCQMITEVRKLDLK
- a CDS encoding flavocytochrome c; the encoded protein is MKNYWKKFWLVLALLVLVMGPLASLAQAAGSQTVKGQGQGKHGTVEVEVTFQDDRIADIKVLQSDENEVLATPVYKQLKDKIIGNNKADVDVVSGSTATSQGYLEAVQDAVKKSGLTLAEVSSTTSTQEQLDSEQSYDVVVVGAGGAGFSAAIEAAQAGKSVVIIEKMPAVGGNTLISGGEMNAPGNWVQKKLGIEGDSVETYYQDTMKGGDNLGNPEMVRYLAEHALESAEWLRDVVGVKFLEDKLFQFGGHSYKRALIPEGHTGQELVTKLNAKAEELGVKILVNTKATELIQDDSKRVVGVKADHQGQAVTFHAKNGVVLTTGGFGSNIDMRKQYNPEMDERYLSTDTVGSTGDGIVMAQAIGAAVTNMSSIQTYPVSNPETGEISLLADTRFDGAVLINQEGQRFVEELDRRDVISKAILAQPGGYTYQLWNQKTDDISHSKEHHQAEYQELKKQGLLVEADTLEEVAAHFDIDPAKLKETVAKVNQYAKDKKDPDFNHRAGLASLEEGPYILEKVRPSVHHTMGGLVTDKDTRVLDEAGKPIEGLYAAGELTGMIHGANRLGGNAIADIITFGRVAGKMVSK
- a CDS encoding amino acid ABC transporter ATP-binding protein, with the translated sequence MMAIVEIQHLSKTFGDRTVLKDIDFSVEAGEVVTIIGSSGSGKSTLLRCINLLEEPSGGEIIYRGENILDVKHDVNKYRTHIGMVFQSFNLFNNMDVLANCTVGPIKVLGKDKAETEALATKFLEQVGMGDYVHARPSQLSGGQKQRVAIARALTMQPDVILFDEPTSALDPEMVGEVLKVMKELAHTGLTMIIVTHEMEFAREVSDRVVFMDQGVIAEQGAPEQLFVNPKEERTQQFLERYLRS
- the msr(D) gene encoding ABC-F type ribosomal protection protein Msr(D); its protein translation is MELILKAKDIRVEFKGRDVLDINELEVYDYDRIGLVGANGAGKSTLLRVLLGELTPPGCKMNRLGELAYIPQLDEVTLQEEKDFALVGKLGVEQLNIQTMSGGEETRLKIAQALSAQVHGILADEPTSHLDREGIDFLIGQLKYFTGALLVISHDRYFLDEIVDKIWELKDGKITEYWGNYSDYLRQKEEERKSQAAEYEQFIAERARLERAAEEKRKQARKIEQKAKGSSKKKSTEDGGRLAHQKSIGSKEKKMYNAAKTLEHRIAALGKVEAPEGIRRIRFRQSKALELHNPYPIVGAEINKVFGDKALFENASFQIPLGAKVALTGGNGIGKTTLIQMILNHEEGISISPKAKIGYFAQNGYKYNSNQNVMEFMQKDCDYNISEIRSVLASMGFKQNDIGKSLSVLSGGEIIKLLLAKMLMGRYNILIMDEPSNFLDIPSLEALEILMKEYTGTIVFITHDKRLLENVADVVYEIRDKKINLKH